In Mongoliitalea daihaiensis, one DNA window encodes the following:
- a CDS encoding zinc ribbon domain-containing protein YjdM: protein MSSTFQVKDANGNMLENGDSVEIVKDLPVKGAPKPIKAGTKVKNIQLVEGYLNIDCKITGFNSMALKYEILKKG from the coding sequence TTGAGTTCTACATTTCAAGTCAAAGATGCTAATGGGAATATGCTGGAAAATGGTGATTCGGTCGAAATAGTTAAAGATTTACCAGTCAAAGGAGCACCTAAGCCGATTAAAGCTGGGACAAAAGTTAAAAATATCCAATTGGTAGAAGGATATCTTAATATTGATTGTAAGATTACCGGATTTAATTCAATGGCTCTTAAGTATGAGATTTTAAAAAAAGGTTAA
- a CDS encoding helix-turn-helix domain-containing protein, with protein sequence MPIIVNLDVMMAKRKMSLNELSEKVDLTLSNLSILKTGKAKAIRFSTLEAICKVLDCQPGDILEFREE encoded by the coding sequence ATGCCCATAATTGTAAATTTAGATGTGATGATGGCCAAGCGAAAGATGTCCCTTAACGAACTCTCCGAAAAAGTGGACCTCACCCTCTCAAACCTATCCATTTTAAAAACTGGCAAGGCCAAAGCTATACGGTTCAGCACCTTGGAAGCCATCTGCAAAGTATTAGATTGTCAACCAGGGGATATCTTGGAGTTTAGGGAGGAGTAA
- a CDS encoding DUF2975 domain-containing protein, whose translation MNTQNNWKEKWVNQPTLMLTTVIIWSVFIGLCIKAGTLTFVAIMSFFNAPVAQDLYEGLNLYNLMQENPWYYVGLISLMLGVACSKAYLFYLMIRIFMSIDLQHPFNAKVGNYLSQMGSTALQIGFLIIITSSSIKWLIKRGFDIPAMTGFVGGAMEFIFMGILIFAIAQVFKRGIEIQSENELTV comes from the coding sequence ATGAACACTCAAAATAATTGGAAAGAAAAATGGGTCAACCAACCCACGCTGATGCTGACCACAGTAATCATTTGGTCTGTATTTATTGGCTTATGCATCAAAGCAGGTACGCTCACATTTGTAGCAATCATGAGCTTTTTCAATGCTCCAGTTGCGCAGGACCTTTATGAAGGTTTAAACCTTTACAATCTCATGCAGGAAAATCCATGGTATTACGTAGGGCTAATCAGTTTGATGCTCGGTGTAGCGTGTTCCAAAGCCTATTTGTTTTATCTGATGATTAGGATTTTCATGAGCATTGACTTACAACATCCATTTAATGCAAAAGTGGGCAACTATCTTTCACAAATGGGCAGTACAGCTTTGCAAATAGGTTTTCTCATCATCATCACCTCTTCCAGTATCAAATGGTTAATCAAACGAGGGTTTGATATACCTGCCATGACAGGTTTCGTTGGGGGTGCGATGGAATTTATCTTTATGGGCATACTGATATTCGCTATTGCACAGGTTTTCAAGCGAGGCATAGAAATACAATCTGAAAACGAGTTAACCGTCTAG